A single genomic interval of Halocatena salina harbors:
- a CDS encoding restriction endonuclease, which yields MDLNDLELVSGYEFEHILAEILRRVEGDATVTEGSGDQGVDVVWVREATTVGIQAKAYNINNPVGNSAVQEIHTGSVVRQSEFAIDIPAVVTTSRYTEGAKEAAENSNVTLYNRTDLEQWLSQAELDAEAMGELLDSV from the coding sequence GTGGATCTCAACGACCTCGAGTTGGTATCTGGCTATGAATTTGAGCATATTCTTGCTGAGATTCTCCGCCGAGTGGAGGGTGATGCCACAGTTACAGAAGGTTCCGGGGACCAAGGGGTCGACGTTGTGTGGGTTCGTGAAGCCACCACTGTTGGGATCCAAGCGAAGGCATACAACATCAATAATCCAGTTGGAAACAGTGCTGTGCAGGAGATTCATACGGGATCGGTCGTTCGACAATCAGAATTTGCGATCGATATCCCTGCAGTCGTTACAACATCTCGGTATACTGAAGGCGCAAAAGAGGCCGCCGAAAATTCGAATGTTACGCTCTACAACCGCACAGATCTAGAACAATGGTTATCACAGGCTGAACTCGATGCAGAAGCGATGGGCGAACTTCTCGATAGTGTCTAG
- a CDS encoding HNH endonuclease, with amino-acid sequence MENQQTTLAGDLTEPYRDRMLLYDLYETQEKTIPDIAEELDCSETTVRNYLRRFGILDPLDSPAYYTTRPDGYDCWLVDGHTILVHRLVAVAEYGIDAVAEAVVHHKNTHKWDNRPENLLPCDSRARHRREHSRPKADEDQGTFDEWSTTDHLPHPQIDSGHQDECQLTFDDFEEL; translated from the coding sequence ATGGAGAACCAGCAGACAACGCTGGCAGGAGATCTCACCGAACCCTATCGAGACCGAATGCTGCTTTATGACCTGTATGAGACACAAGAGAAAACTATCCCAGATATCGCCGAGGAATTGGACTGTTCTGAGACCACCGTGAGGAACTACCTACGACGGTTTGGCATTCTTGACCCACTTGACTCCCCCGCCTACTATACCACAAGACCCGATGGATATGACTGTTGGCTCGTTGATGGGCACACTATCCTCGTACACAGGCTCGTAGCGGTAGCTGAATATGGGATTGACGCTGTAGCCGAGGCAGTAGTTCATCACAAAAACACCCACAAGTGGGATAACCGCCCCGAAAATCTCCTTCCCTGTGATAGTCGCGCAAGGCACAGGCGTGAGCACTCGCGCCCTAAAGCCGATGAGGATCAGGGAACCTTCGACGAATGGTCTACAACTGATCATCTCCCCCACCCACAGATTGACAGCGGACACCAGGACGAGTGCCAACTAACATTCGACGACTTTGAAGAACTCTAA
- a CDS encoding DEAD/DEAH box helicase, protein MSTEDESLVDVHFELEDSPPLLDEITTREGSDLSQHLLNIEANRLSIAQSQQELQSIEEITDTIQLLEHQLDAAHRALFQMDGKALFADEVGLGKTIEVGMVLKEMVFRDAHDTFLILTPAQLATQWQKEMADKFGLDFACNYDDTFAGFDAYDKIIASIDTAKRDRYAEEIYARDWDALIVDEAHYLRNSGTNRYDFVADIDYQYAFFATATPVQNDVTDLYNIINLIRPGLFGTESEFERRYVPDHDDSGVLNADELNRQLRSVMIRHKRGDTAIDFTDRQVRTKTFEPNTQEQKLYEAVTEYVKSHYSMQDGRHLVMLMLQKEVVSSPWAVLSTVEKWLNGDGRDVVGQEREELLKVAKQARAIGRTTKQEKLLNIIEGVNERMETGRAIVFTQFHATQDAIVDALRADDRQDEIPIHTVSGSLSSADKDQQIQHFRERGGVLVTTDSISEGRNIQFCNVIVNYDLPWNPMSVEQRIGRIDRIGQDRDVYVYNLALEGTIEDYVLEKLYGKIDVFHQTVGGLKEILSEREQSTGQFEQEVLQQMIEADSERELENNFEEMSVDLEGDMRSAKKAQRFNEEVFEGFETGEGQA, encoded by the coding sequence ATGTCGACAGAGGATGAATCACTTGTTGATGTTCATTTCGAGTTGGAAGATTCCCCGCCTCTGCTTGATGAAATTACAACCAGGGAAGGGTCGGATCTATCCCAACATCTCCTCAATATCGAAGCAAACCGGCTGTCGATCGCCCAAAGCCAACAAGAACTCCAATCCATCGAAGAGATAACGGATACGATCCAACTATTAGAGCATCAGTTGGATGCGGCGCATCGGGCGCTCTTTCAGATGGACGGAAAAGCGTTGTTTGCTGATGAGGTCGGACTTGGAAAGACGATCGAAGTGGGAATGGTCCTCAAAGAGATGGTCTTTCGGGATGCCCATGATACGTTCTTAATCCTGACTCCGGCACAGCTAGCTACCCAATGGCAGAAGGAGATGGCCGACAAGTTCGGTCTGGACTTTGCCTGCAATTATGATGATACCTTTGCTGGCTTCGATGCCTACGACAAAATCATTGCCAGTATTGATACGGCCAAACGAGATCGATATGCCGAGGAAATCTACGCACGTGACTGGGACGCCCTAATTGTCGACGAAGCCCATTATCTACGGAACAGCGGGACTAATCGATACGACTTCGTCGCAGATATCGACTATCAATACGCCTTCTTTGCGACAGCCACACCTGTTCAAAACGACGTCACGGATCTATACAATATTATCAATCTTATCCGTCCAGGGCTCTTTGGAACGGAATCTGAATTTGAACGGCGCTATGTCCCTGATCACGATGATAGTGGAGTACTAAACGCTGATGAGCTGAATCGGCAACTTCGGTCAGTAATGATCCGTCACAAACGTGGAGACACCGCGATCGACTTCACTGACCGACAGGTTAGGACAAAAACATTCGAGCCAAATACTCAAGAGCAAAAGCTGTACGAAGCCGTCACAGAGTACGTTAAGAGCCATTATTCGATGCAGGATGGACGACACCTCGTCATGTTAATGCTCCAAAAAGAAGTGGTGAGTTCACCGTGGGCTGTCCTCAGTACCGTCGAGAAATGGCTCAACGGTGACGGGCGTGATGTTGTTGGGCAAGAGCGTGAAGAACTTCTCAAAGTCGCAAAACAGGCGAGAGCAATCGGCCGAACGACAAAGCAGGAAAAGCTCCTGAATATCATTGAAGGCGTCAATGAACGGATGGAGACTGGCCGGGCGATCGTCTTCACGCAATTCCACGCCACCCAAGATGCGATCGTGGACGCACTACGGGCCGACGATCGACAAGACGAGATCCCGATTCATACGGTCAGCGGATCGCTTTCGAGCGCGGACAAAGACCAACAAATCCAGCATTTCAGAGAGCGGGGCGGGGTCCTCGTCACCACCGACTCAATTAGTGAGGGAAGAAACATCCAGTTTTGTAATGTAATCGTGAACTATGACCTCCCGTGGAATCCGATGAGCGTCGAACAGCGCATCGGTCGAATCGACAGGATCGGTCAAGACCGCGACGTTTACGTATACAATCTAGCGCTGGAAGGAACGATTGAAGACTATGTCCTTGAGAAGTTGTATGGGAAGATCGATGTCTTCCATCAGACCGTCGGTGGACTGAAGGAAATTCTTTCGGAGCGAGAGCAGTCGACCGGCCAGTTCGAACAGGAGGTGCTCCAACAGATGATAGAGGCGGATTCTGAACGGGAATTAGAGAACAATTTTGAGGAGATGTCTGTTGATCTGGAAGGAGATATGAGATCTGCAAAGAAAGCACAGCGGTTCAATGAGGAAGTCTTTGAGGGCTTCGAGACTGGAGAAGGCCAAGCATGA
- a CDS encoding Cdc6/Cdc18 family protein encodes MSDSTSTSDESRDQDFRASDGQNAQFRGQTSEPKGSLDETEKSQSSDENGQQFEVDDPLFSQRTGIFRNKEMVRVGWVPDGNRIVGRDDYISTISSCLNDAVYGGAPNHISITGKTGTGKSLVSRYVTRRAVNASVDDVRMGHTYLDCSKSSTEVQVISTIGQQLNDESIYDEAEDIVKMPDTGLPTDKFYKRLWQILAHYDSVIIILDEVDLLRSDHVLMSLAKAVESNDTSCQIGIIAISNQINYFDELNPRTKSAFQAVELNFDPYNATQIQDILRGREDAFRDGVLTDDVIPLVAAFSAQEHGDARKAMRLFRTAGELADREGSGVVEEHHVRRSQDTLEKDRFRDFLQGTPTQMKAACLSIAAKSLYSRDDYIITGELYDAYQQITNAVDMDTIGIRRFRDILDEMQLSQVIETKEVNMGKGGGRHNSHRLLHNPEVILDIVVEDTRFRAISKASLKRFA; translated from the coding sequence ATGTCAGACAGCACCTCGACTTCCGATGAAAGTCGAGATCAGGATTTTCGTGCTTCAGACGGTCAAAACGCACAATTTCGTGGTCAAACGTCGGAACCGAAGGGGAGTCTGGATGAGACCGAAAAATCACAATCAAGCGACGAGAATGGCCAGCAATTCGAGGTTGACGACCCACTCTTCTCCCAACGGACGGGGATTTTCCGGAATAAGGAGATGGTCCGCGTCGGTTGGGTACCCGATGGCAATCGAATTGTCGGACGAGATGATTACATCTCAACTATCAGTAGCTGTCTGAACGATGCAGTCTATGGTGGCGCACCAAACCACATCTCAATTACCGGTAAGACAGGAACGGGAAAATCGCTCGTTTCCCGATACGTTACCCGCCGAGCTGTCAATGCGTCAGTCGATGATGTCCGAATGGGTCATACGTATCTTGACTGCTCAAAGTCCTCAACCGAAGTCCAAGTCATCTCGACAATTGGGCAACAGCTGAACGACGAAAGTATCTATGACGAAGCTGAAGACATCGTGAAAATGCCCGATACTGGGCTTCCGACAGACAAGTTCTATAAGCGGCTCTGGCAGATCCTTGCTCACTACGATTCAGTTATCATCATCCTTGACGAAGTCGACCTTCTCAGAAGTGACCACGTTCTGATGAGTCTCGCGAAGGCCGTCGAGTCGAATGATACGTCATGCCAAATTGGTATCATCGCAATAAGCAATCAGATCAACTATTTCGACGAGCTGAACCCTCGAACCAAAAGTGCCTTCCAAGCCGTAGAACTCAACTTCGACCCATACAACGCGACTCAAATCCAAGATATTCTTCGAGGGCGGGAGGACGCGTTCCGCGATGGGGTTCTCACAGATGACGTTATTCCACTCGTCGCGGCGTTCTCTGCCCAGGAGCACGGAGACGCACGAAAGGCAATGCGATTGTTCAGGACAGCAGGAGAGCTTGCTGATCGTGAAGGATCGGGCGTAGTCGAGGAACACCACGTGCGACGATCTCAAGACACACTTGAGAAGGATCGATTCCGCGACTTCCTTCAGGGAACCCCGACGCAGATGAAAGCGGCATGTCTCTCGATCGCAGCTAAGTCACTCTACTCGCGCGACGATTACATCATCACAGGCGAACTCTACGATGCGTACCAGCAGATCACTAACGCAGTAGATATGGACACGATCGGGATACGGCGGTTCCGGGATATTCTCGATGAGATGCAGCTCAGTCAGGTCATCGAAACTAAAGAGGTAAATATGGGAAAAGGCGGCGGCCGCCATAATTCTCATCGATTACTCCACAATCCTGAAGTGATACTTGATATTGTGGTGGAGGATACTCGGTTCAGAGCCATCTCCAAAGCCTCGCTGAAACGCTTCGCCTAA
- the metG gene encoding methionine--tRNA ligase, with amino-acid sequence MTHDTYPTDEPAVVTCGLPYANGDLHIGHFRTYVGGDVYARALETLGQQTAFVCGSDMHGTPVAVDAKQNDEDPETLALDYYREHKALFPEFNVEFDEYGHTRQPTNIEITTQIVQTLEERGYIDEREATVAYDPEADQTLPDRYVEGTCPYCGSKARGDECDEGCGRHLEPGEIENPVSTITGNEAEYREQTHKFFRLSDLQEYLQAFIERLEGTDNAKHQPREWIFGELEDWCITRDIDWGVDYPGELPDGQDRLVLYVWVDAHIEYISATKQYTERAGAAEYDWKSAWKDDGEIIHIIGRDIIQHHTVFWPSVLHATDYNEPRAVLASGFMTLDGKGFSKSRGRAIWAREYLDEGFHPDLLRYYLMTTGGFQQDVDFSWEKFSEKVNNDLVGTLGNFLYRSLLFAHRNFGGTPKADPSETVTARIEDAIEAFNTAVNEYTVREIGTIAVTLARFGNEYIQNNEPWALTDSDPERAAQVIRDCVQLVKAIAVLLEPVAPEKSQALWKQLNEDGSVHDQTVQAALDPPSREFDAPTELFETLEDERVEQLNAKLDKRVQEVSGDAAASSEANGNELAEVEPLTDERVSMETFETIDLRTGEVQSADPIAESDHLVKLMVDIGHETRQIVAGIKQSHDIEALPGTQVVIVANLEPATIMDHESNGMLLAAGEQADLLTTTEDTQPGTKIR; translated from the coding sequence ATGACACATGATACATACCCAACTGACGAACCGGCTGTCGTAACGTGCGGGCTGCCGTATGCGAATGGTGATCTCCATATCGGTCACTTCCGGACCTACGTCGGCGGTGACGTGTACGCCCGCGCGCTCGAAACGCTCGGTCAGCAGACTGCCTTCGTCTGTGGCTCGGACATGCACGGAACGCCCGTCGCAGTGGATGCAAAGCAAAACGATGAGGACCCGGAAACCCTCGCACTCGACTATTATCGTGAGCACAAAGCACTGTTTCCGGAATTTAACGTCGAATTTGACGAATACGGCCATACGCGCCAACCGACGAACATCGAAATTACCACGCAAATCGTGCAGACGCTCGAAGAGCGGGGCTACATCGACGAACGAGAGGCAACGGTTGCGTACGATCCAGAGGCAGATCAAACGCTCCCCGATCGATACGTCGAGGGCACATGTCCCTACTGTGGCAGCAAAGCTCGCGGTGATGAGTGTGATGAGGGGTGTGGCCGGCACCTTGAACCCGGTGAGATTGAAAATCCGGTCTCCACAATCACGGGCAACGAAGCGGAGTACCGCGAACAGACACACAAGTTCTTCCGACTGTCTGATCTGCAGGAGTACCTCCAGGCATTTATCGAGCGGCTCGAAGGTACCGACAACGCGAAGCACCAACCCCGTGAATGGATTTTCGGTGAACTGGAAGATTGGTGTATCACCCGGGATATCGATTGGGGCGTCGACTACCCTGGAGAGTTGCCAGACGGTCAGGATAGGCTCGTTCTATACGTGTGGGTTGATGCTCACATCGAATACATCTCGGCGACTAAGCAGTATACAGAACGCGCTGGGGCTGCTGAGTACGACTGGAAGTCAGCGTGGAAGGACGACGGCGAGATTATCCACATCATTGGTCGCGACATCATCCAACACCACACCGTTTTCTGGCCCTCAGTACTCCACGCAACGGACTACAACGAGCCGCGTGCAGTGCTAGCGAGTGGCTTCATGACGCTCGACGGCAAGGGGTTCTCGAAGTCCCGTGGCCGGGCAATCTGGGCCCGTGAGTATCTCGATGAAGGGTTCCATCCGGATCTTCTTCGCTACTACCTCATGACGACAGGGGGATTCCAGCAGGACGTGGACTTCTCGTGGGAGAAGTTCAGCGAGAAGGTGAACAACGATCTCGTGGGGACCCTGGGGAACTTCCTCTATCGCTCGCTACTGTTTGCCCACCGAAACTTCGGCGGCACACCCAAGGCCGATCCTTCCGAAACAGTAACGGCTCGGATTGAAGACGCTATCGAGGCGTTCAACACGGCCGTCAACGAGTACACTGTGCGGGAGATCGGCACGATAGCGGTGACACTAGCGCGCTTTGGCAACGAGTACATTCAGAACAATGAGCCGTGGGCGTTGACCGACTCCGACCCAGAGCGCGCGGCCCAAGTCATCCGCGACTGTGTGCAGCTCGTCAAAGCGATCGCGGTACTCCTTGAACCCGTCGCACCCGAGAAAAGCCAAGCGCTCTGGAAGCAACTGAACGAGGATGGATCGGTTCACGATCAGACGGTGCAGGCAGCGCTTGATCCTCCCTCCCGGGAGTTCGACGCCCCCACGGAACTCTTCGAGACACTCGAAGACGAGCGAGTCGAGCAGTTGAATGCCAAACTCGACAAGCGGGTTCAAGAAGTCAGTGGAGACGCTGCTGCTTCCTCTGAAGCTAACGGAAACGAACTAGCCGAGGTCGAACCGCTTACAGACGAACGCGTGAGTATGGAGACGTTCGAGACTATCGACCTCAGAACCGGAGAAGTACAATCTGCCGATCCGATTGCCGAATCGGACCACCTAGTGAAGTTGATGGTCGATATTGGACACGAGACACGCCAGATCGTGGCCGGGATCAAACAAAGCCACGACATAGAAGCACTCCCTGGCACTCAGGTCGTGATTGTCGCCAACCTCGAACCGGCCACAATTATGGACCATGAATCCAATGGGATGTTGCTCGCGGCGGGCGAACAGGCCGATCTCCTCACCACAACTGAAGACACCCAGCCTGGAACAAAGATCCGTTAA